Proteins encoded together in one Pseudomonas sp. Seg1 window:
- the greB gene encoding transcription elongation factor GreB produces the protein MSRYRPPRTAGTALITPEGEARMRAEFHELWHVRRPQVTQSVSEAAAQGDRSENAEYTYGKKMLREIDSRVRFLTKRLEALKVVSEKPSDPNKVYFGAWVTIEDEDGKQSRYRIVGPDELDLKLGLISIDSPLARALIGKALDAEVRVQTPTGEQFVYIVAIEYL, from the coding sequence ATGAGCCGTTATCGCCCTCCCCGCACCGCCGGCACCGCGCTGATCACCCCTGAAGGTGAAGCGCGGATGCGTGCTGAATTCCATGAGTTGTGGCATGTGCGCCGCCCGCAGGTGACGCAATCGGTCAGCGAGGCGGCGGCTCAGGGCGATCGCTCGGAAAACGCCGAGTACACCTACGGCAAGAAGATGCTGCGCGAGATCGACAGTCGCGTGCGCTTTCTGACCAAACGCCTGGAAGCATTGAAAGTCGTCAGTGAAAAACCCAGCGATCCGAACAAGGTCTACTTCGGCGCCTGGGTGACCATCGAAGACGAAGACGGCAAGCAATCGCGCTACCGTATCGTCGGCCCGGATGAACTTGACCTGAAACTGGGCCTGATCAGCATCGACTCGCCATTGGCCCGCGCCTTGATCGGCAAGGCGCTGGATGCAGAAGTGCGAGTACAAACGCCCACTGGCGAGCAATTCGTCTATATCGTGGCGATCGAATACCTGTAA
- a CDS encoding putative 2-dehydropantoate 2-reductase: MGTINKPVVGIIGTGAIGGFYGLMLARAGFDVHFLLRSEFSAVAEHGLQVDSAVHGLLTLNPVQAYSSAEDMPKCDWLLVGAKTTSNASLAPSIIQAAKPDAKVLVLQNGLDVEDSLRERLPDSLHLLGGLCLICVHREGPGQVTHQALGAVNVGYHSGPAADDIARMVLVEEGSGLFRAAGIDSQAMPNLHQARWQKLIWNIPYNGLSVLLGASTTPLMADADSRALIQALMAEVVQGAKACGVEVPAGYADFLFTMTEKMADYWPSMHHDFLHKRPLELEAIYARPLAAAKAAGCELPRIEALYRTLSFIDRRNT, translated from the coding sequence ATGGGGACAATCAACAAACCGGTCGTGGGGATTATCGGCACCGGTGCCATCGGCGGGTTTTACGGCCTGATGCTGGCGCGTGCCGGTTTCGATGTGCATTTTCTGCTGCGCAGCGAGTTTTCCGCGGTGGCCGAGCACGGCCTGCAGGTGGACAGCGCGGTGCATGGTCTGCTGACGCTCAACCCGGTGCAGGCCTACTCTTCGGCTGAAGACATGCCCAAGTGCGACTGGCTGCTGGTGGGCGCCAAGACCACCAGCAATGCCAGCCTTGCGCCATCGATCATTCAAGCGGCAAAACCCGATGCGAAAGTGCTGGTGCTGCAAAACGGCCTCGACGTCGAGGACAGCCTGCGTGAACGGCTGCCTGACTCGCTGCATCTGCTCGGTGGTCTGTGCCTGATCTGCGTGCATCGCGAGGGCCCCGGGCAGGTGACCCACCAAGCACTTGGCGCGGTGAACGTCGGCTACCACAGTGGCCCGGCGGCTGATGACATTGCGCGTATGGTGCTTGTCGAGGAAGGTTCGGGACTGTTCCGCGCCGCCGGCATCGATTCCCAGGCGATGCCCAATCTGCATCAGGCACGCTGGCAGAAACTGATCTGGAACATCCCCTATAACGGTCTTTCGGTATTGCTCGGCGCCAGCACTACGCCGCTGATGGCCGATGCCGACAGCCGCGCATTGATTCAGGCGTTGATGGCCGAAGTGGTGCAGGGCGCCAAGGCGTGCGGTGTGGAAGTGCCAGCCGGGTATGCCGATTTCCTGTTTACGATGACCGAGAAAATGGCCGATTACTGGCCGAGCATGCATCACGACTTTTTGCATAAACGACCGCTGGAGCTGGAGGCAATCTACGCCCGACCACTGGCGGCCGCCAAAGCGGCGGGGTGTGAACTGCCGCGAATCGAGGCGCTGTATCGAACATTGAGCTTTATTGATCGACGCAACACTTGA
- a CDS encoding ABC transporter permease — MARLPLLRLFSLAIRQLLRDARAGELRVLFFALVVAVAASTAIGYFGARLNGAMMLRATEFLGADLVLEGSSPARDEQIRSGTELRLKHAQVVEFSSVIATDNGIQLSSIKAVDRAYPLRGELKSAPAPFAAEQSGGEPQPGEAWVEARLLTALDLKIGDSIDVGMKTLKLTRVLTYEPDRAGNFYSLTPRVMINLDDLAATGVVQPGSRVSFRELWRGEPQALETYRQLIKPGLAANQRIQDARDGNRQIGGALGKAERYLNMASLVAVLLAGVAVALSANRFASRRFDASALLRCLGLSRRETMLLFSVQLTVLGLFAALSGALLGWLAQLGLFALLHDLLPSDVPPGGVFPAIAGIGTGLVALAGFALPPLAALGRVPPLRVLRRDMLPIPSSTWMVYGAALGALGLIMWRLSLDLLLTFALLGGGVVAAVILGGLLLLLLNSLRRLLARASLPWRLGLGQLLRHPLAAAGQSLAFGLILLSMALIALLRGELLDTWQNQLPKNAPNYFALNILPADKQAFTDHLIKVSAQAAPLYPVVPGRLISINGEPVQQIVSKDSAGDRAVQRDLSLTWAADLPAGNKLTAGQWWQDQPTDDVPGVSVEGKVAESLKLKLGDHMVFSVGGVNREAKVTSLREINWDNFQPNFFMIFQPGTLKDLPATYLTSFYLAPGHDQQIIELSRAFPAVTILQVEALLEQLRSILAQVTLAVEYVLLFVLAAGMAVLFSGLQATLDERIRQGALLRALGAERKLLIKARRIEFGLLGAVSGLLAAIGSEVVSLVLYRYAFDLPWHPHPWLLVLPLIGAALIGGAGVFGTRRALNASPLTVLREG, encoded by the coding sequence ATGGCACGTCTGCCGCTGTTGCGCCTGTTCAGTCTCGCCATTCGCCAACTGCTGCGCGACGCCCGCGCCGGGGAATTGCGGGTGTTGTTCTTTGCGTTGGTTGTCGCTGTGGCGGCTAGCACTGCCATCGGTTATTTCGGTGCCCGCCTCAACGGCGCGATGATGCTGCGCGCAACCGAGTTTCTCGGCGCCGATCTGGTGCTGGAAGGCAGCTCGCCGGCCCGTGACGAGCAGATCAGGAGTGGCACCGAGCTGCGCCTGAAGCATGCGCAAGTGGTGGAATTCTCCAGCGTTATCGCCACCGACAATGGCATTCAGTTGTCGAGCATCAAAGCCGTCGACCGTGCCTATCCATTGCGCGGCGAACTTAAAAGTGCGCCAGCGCCCTTTGCCGCAGAACAATCCGGCGGTGAACCACAACCCGGCGAAGCCTGGGTCGAAGCCCGCCTGCTGACGGCGCTGGATCTGAAGATCGGCGACAGCATCGATGTCGGCATGAAGACGTTGAAACTGACTCGCGTACTGACTTATGAACCGGATCGCGCCGGCAACTTCTATAGCCTGACACCCCGGGTGATGATCAATCTCGATGACCTTGCCGCCACTGGCGTGGTGCAGCCCGGCAGCCGCGTGAGTTTTCGCGAACTGTGGCGTGGCGAACCACAGGCGCTGGAAACCTATCGGCAATTGATCAAACCGGGCCTGGCGGCGAACCAGCGAATTCAGGATGCCCGCGACGGCAATCGGCAGATTGGCGGCGCGTTGGGCAAGGCTGAGCGCTATCTGAACATGGCCAGTCTGGTCGCGGTTCTGTTGGCCGGTGTGGCCGTGGCGTTGTCGGCGAATCGTTTTGCCAGTCGGCGTTTCGACGCCAGTGCCTTGTTGCGTTGCCTTGGTTTGTCACGCCGGGAAACCATGCTGCTGTTCAGTGTGCAACTGACCGTGCTGGGGCTGTTCGCCGCACTCAGTGGCGCGTTGCTCGGCTGGCTGGCACAACTGGGATTGTTCGCGCTGCTGCATGATCTGCTGCCCAGCGATGTTCCACCGGGTGGTGTGTTTCCGGCGATTGCCGGGATCGGCACCGGGCTGGTGGCCCTGGCAGGTTTCGCCCTGCCGCCGCTCGCCGCGCTGGGTCGGGTACCGCCGTTGCGCGTATTGCGTCGGGACATGCTACCGATTCCATCGAGCACCTGGATGGTTTACGGCGCCGCGTTGGGCGCGCTGGGTCTGATCATGTGGCGCTTGAGTCTTGATCTGCTGCTGACGTTTGCCCTGCTCGGTGGCGGTGTCGTCGCGGCGGTCATCCTCGGCGGGCTGCTGCTGTTGTTGCTGAACAGTTTGCGCCGCCTGTTGGCCCGCGCTTCGCTGCCATGGCGTCTGGGTCTTGGCCAACTGTTGCGCCATCCATTGGCGGCTGCCGGGCAATCATTGGCGTTTGGTCTGATTCTATTGTCGATGGCGTTGATCGCCCTGCTGCGCGGCGAATTGCTCGACACCTGGCAAAACCAGTTGCCGAAAAACGCGCCGAACTACTTCGCCCTGAACATCCTGCCGGCGGACAAACAGGCGTTCACCGATCATCTGATCAAGGTATCGGCGCAAGCGGCGCCGCTGTACCCGGTGGTTCCGGGGCGACTGATCAGCATCAACGGCGAACCGGTGCAGCAAATCGTCAGCAAGGATTCGGCGGGCGACCGTGCGGTGCAGCGCGACTTGAGCCTGACCTGGGCGGCGGATTTACCGGCGGGCAACAAGCTCACTGCCGGCCAATGGTGGCAAGATCAGCCAACCGACGATGTGCCGGGCGTTTCGGTGGAAGGCAAAGTAGCGGAAAGCCTCAAGCTCAAGCTCGGCGATCACATGGTGTTCAGTGTTGGCGGCGTCAATCGTGAAGCGAAGGTCACCAGCCTGCGCGAGATCAACTGGGACAACTTCCAGCCGAACTTCTTCATGATCTTCCAGCCCGGCACCTTGAAGGATCTGCCGGCAACCTACCTGACCAGTTTCTATCTGGCGCCCGGTCACGATCAGCAGATCATCGAGCTGTCGCGGGCCTTCCCGGCGGTGACCATTCTTCAGGTCGAGGCGCTGCTCGAACAGCTGCGCAGCATCCTCGCTCAGGTCACTCTGGCGGTGGAATATGTATTGTTGTTTGTCTTGGCGGCCGGCATGGCGGTGCTGTTTTCCGGCTTGCAGGCAACGTTGGATGAACGCATTCGCCAGGGCGCGCTGTTGCGGGCACTCGGCGCCGAGCGCAAGTTGCTGATCAAGGCCCGACGCATCGAATTCGGCCTGCTCGGCGCGGTCAGCGGTTTGCTTGCGGCCATCGGTTCGGAAGTCGTGAGTCTGGTGCTGTATCGCTACGCGTTCGATCTGCCGTGGCATCCGCATCCGTGGTTGTTGGTGCTGCCGCTGATTGGCGCGGCGCTGATTGGCGGTGCCGGGGTGTTCGGCACGCGTCGGGCACTCAACGCAAGTCCGCTGACAGTGTTGCGCGAGGGTTGA
- a CDS encoding universal stress protein — protein sequence MIRSMLYATDLGLYAPLVMQHALALARTFNADLYVVHAVEPMGLFAESVLQSYLDEQALNEFHSQGLKTVIANIEQRVLESFREELGDEGEQDLQRIRAVRVVQGDPSQVILDQVQKLSVDLLIVGSHSHGVGAETPLGRTAARVLQLAKVPVYLVPLVERRRREDR from the coding sequence ATGATTCGTTCGATGCTGTATGCCACTGACCTCGGTCTGTACGCACCGTTAGTGATGCAGCATGCCCTGGCTTTGGCGCGAACGTTCAATGCCGACTTGTATGTGGTGCACGCGGTGGAGCCGATGGGATTGTTTGCCGAGTCGGTGTTGCAGAGTTATCTCGACGAGCAGGCATTGAACGAATTTCACAGCCAGGGTCTGAAAACAGTCATCGCCAACATCGAACAGCGGGTACTGGAGAGCTTTCGCGAAGAACTGGGGGACGAGGGCGAGCAGGATCTGCAGCGCATTCGCGCGGTACGCGTGGTGCAGGGCGATCCGTCGCAGGTGATTCTTGACCAGGTGCAGAAACTCTCTGTCGATTTGCTGATCGTAGGAAGTCACAGCCACGGGGTGGGCGCGGAAACGCCGTTGGGCCGTACGGCGGCGCGGGTCCTGCAGTTGGCCAAGGTCCCGGTTTATCTGGTGCCACTGGTGGAGCGTCGGCGGCGGGAGGATCGCTGA
- a CDS encoding 3-deoxy-7-phosphoheptulonate synthase, which yields MADLPINDLNVASNETLITPDQLKRDIPLSGAALRTVTKGREVIRNILDGTDHRLFVVIGPCSIHDIKAAHEYADRLKVLAAEVSDTLYLVMRVYFEKPRTTVGWKGLINDPYLDDSFKIQDGLHIGRQLLLDLAEKGLPTATEALDPISPQYLQDLISWSAIGARTTESQTHREMASGLSSAVGFKNGTDGGLTVAINALQSVSSPHRFLGINQEGGVSIVTTKGNAYGHVVLRGGNGKPNYDSVSVALCEQALNKAKIKPNIMVDCSHANSNKDPALQPLVMENVANQILEGNQSIIGLMVESHLNWGCQAIPKDLADLQYGVSITDACIDWSATENTLRSMHAKLKDVLPKRQRS from the coding sequence ATGGCTGATTTACCGATCAACGACCTAAACGTCGCCTCTAACGAGACCCTGATCACTCCCGATCAGCTCAAGCGTGATATCCCTCTGAGCGGTGCTGCCTTGCGCACCGTCACCAAGGGCCGTGAAGTCATTCGCAACATTCTTGATGGCACTGACCACCGTCTGTTCGTCGTGATCGGCCCGTGCTCGATCCACGACATCAAGGCTGCCCACGAATACGCCGACCGTTTGAAGGTGCTGGCTGCGGAAGTCTCCGATACCTTGTATCTGGTCATGCGCGTGTATTTCGAAAAGCCGCGCACCACGGTCGGCTGGAAAGGCCTGATCAACGATCCGTATCTGGACGACTCGTTCAAGATCCAGGACGGTCTGCACATCGGTCGCCAGTTGCTGCTGGATCTGGCCGAAAAAGGCCTGCCAACCGCCACTGAAGCCCTCGACCCGATCTCCCCGCAATACCTGCAGGACCTGATCAGCTGGTCGGCCATCGGCGCACGTACCACCGAATCCCAGACCCACCGCGAAATGGCTTCCGGCCTGTCCTCGGCCGTAGGCTTCAAGAACGGCACCGACGGCGGCCTGACCGTGGCGATCAACGCCTTGCAGTCGGTTTCCAGCCCGCACCGTTTCCTCGGTATCAACCAGGAAGGTGGCGTGTCGATCGTCACCACCAAAGGCAACGCCTACGGTCATGTGGTGCTGCGCGGTGGTAATGGCAAGCCGAACTATGATTCGGTCAGTGTTGCCCTGTGCGAGCAGGCGCTGAACAAAGCGAAGATCAAGCCGAACATCATGGTCGATTGCAGCCACGCTAACTCCAACAAGGACCCGGCCCTGCAACCGCTGGTGATGGAAAACGTTGCCAACCAGATCCTCGAAGGCAACCAGTCGATCATCGGCCTGATGGTCGAGAGTCATCTGAACTGGGGCTGCCAGGCGATTCCGAAAGATCTCGCCGACCTGCAATACGGCGTGTCGATCACCGATGCGTGCATCGACTGGTCCGCCACCGAGAACACCCTGCGCAGCATGCACGCCAAGCTCAAGGATGTTCTGCCGAAACGCCAGCGCAGCTGA
- a CDS encoding PilZ domain-containing protein, producing the protein MGRFIPHPDEVPVELTLLTPECISRQQLHTISLGGIACNYHRAWRHGTALQVRMPTLNADICYPGYVAWCLRRKKGYLVGIAFTDEQTLFSARMGEQVCQIERYCRMNDAHDDLQDIQALALQWVEQHADEFSHDSVRKAFAQPVLD; encoded by the coding sequence ATGGGACGTTTCATTCCTCATCCGGACGAGGTGCCGGTTGAATTAACCTTGCTCACGCCTGAGTGCATTTCCAGGCAACAGCTGCACACTATCAGCCTCGGCGGCATCGCTTGCAATTACCACCGTGCCTGGCGCCATGGCACGGCCCTGCAAGTGCGCATGCCAACGCTCAATGCCGACATCTGTTATCCGGGCTATGTGGCGTGGTGTCTGCGTCGCAAAAAAGGTTATCTGGTGGGGATAGCGTTCACCGACGAACAAACGCTGTTCAGCGCGCGAATGGGTGAGCAGGTGTGTCAGATCGAACGCTACTGCCGCATGAACGATGCCCACGATGACCTGCAGGATATCCAGGCGCTGGCCCTGCAATGGGTCGAACAACATGCCGATGAGTTCTCCCACGACAGCGTTCGCAAGGCTTTTGCCCAGCCAGTGCTGGATTAA
- a CDS encoding GNAT family N-acetyltransferase, with translation MSEALSIHHDQAGHQFETNVDGHRAYLTYMDLGKQTLDIYRTFVPNALRGRGIAAALTESALQYAEEMGYTVIPSCSYVERYMERHQKRAAKI, from the coding sequence ATGAGCGAGGCGTTGTCCATCCACCATGACCAGGCTGGTCATCAGTTCGAGACCAATGTGGACGGTCATCGTGCCTACCTGACCTATATGGATCTGGGGAAACAGACCCTGGATATCTATCGCACCTTCGTGCCCAACGCCCTGCGTGGCCGTGGCATTGCCGCGGCGCTGACTGAAAGCGCGCTGCAATACGCCGAAGAAATGGGCTACACGGTGATCCCGTCGTGCTCCTACGTCGAGCGCTACATGGAACGCCATCAGAAGCGCGCCGCGAAAATCTGA
- a CDS encoding arylesterase has protein sequence MRVWFLSAGLALTCMAQNAAAGTVLIVGDSISAGFGLDTRLGWVSLLEQRLKKEGFDDKVVNASISGDTSAGGQARLPALLAEHKPELVILELGGNDGLRGMPPIQLQQNLAAMIDSSRQSGAKVLLLGMQLPPNYGKRYTDAFAEVYGKLANDKKIPLVPFFLDGVGGHPDLMQADGLHPAAGAQGKLLENVWPTLKPLL, from the coding sequence ATGCGTGTGTGGTTTTTGAGTGCTGGCCTGGCCTTGACGTGCATGGCCCAGAACGCAGCGGCGGGTACTGTCCTGATCGTTGGCGATAGTATCAGCGCCGGTTTCGGACTGGATACCCGCTTGGGATGGGTGTCGTTGCTCGAACAACGGCTCAAGAAGGAGGGTTTTGACGACAAAGTGGTCAATGCCTCCATCAGTGGCGACACCAGTGCCGGAGGCCAGGCGCGGCTGCCGGCGCTGCTTGCAGAGCATAAGCCGGAACTGGTGATCCTCGAATTGGGCGGCAACGATGGCCTGCGCGGAATGCCGCCCATTCAATTGCAACAAAACCTTGCGGCGATGATCGACAGCTCCCGCCAGAGCGGCGCCAAGGTACTGTTGCTCGGCATGCAATTGCCGCCCAACTATGGCAAGCGCTACACCGACGCCTTCGCCGAGGTCTACGGCAAACTCGCCAACGACAAAAAGATCCCGCTGGTGCCGTTTTTCCTCGACGGCGTGGGCGGTCATCCGGACTTGATGCAGGCCGATGGTCTGCACCCGGCGGCCGGGGCTCAGGGCAAGTTGCTGGAAAATGTCTGGCCGACGCTAAAACCGCTGTTATGA
- a CDS encoding ABC transporter ATP-binding protein: MGASILTAKNLSKVVPSAEGELTILHELSLELNKGDSLAIVGASGSGKSTLLGLLAGLDLPSSGEVTLAGQSLSNLDEDQRARIRAEHVGFVFQSFQLLDSLNALENVMLPLELDGRKDARERATELLQRVGLGQRLTHSPRQLSGGEQQRVAIARAFAAEPDVLFADEPTGNLDSHTGERISDLLFELNKERGTTLVLVTHDERLAHRCRRLIRLEAGLLVAPLEP; this comes from the coding sequence ATGGGCGCAAGCATTCTCACCGCGAAGAACCTCAGCAAAGTGGTTCCCAGCGCGGAAGGTGAACTGACTATCCTGCACGAACTCAGCCTGGAACTGAACAAGGGCGACAGCCTGGCCATCGTCGGCGCGTCCGGTTCCGGCAAATCCACCCTCCTCGGCCTGCTCGCCGGCCTCGACCTGCCCAGCAGCGGCGAAGTCACCCTCGCTGGCCAGAGCCTGAGCAACCTCGATGAAGATCAGCGCGCACGTATCCGTGCCGAGCATGTCGGTTTTGTCTTTCAGTCGTTCCAGTTGCTCGACAGTCTTAACGCTTTGGAAAACGTCATGCTGCCGCTGGAACTCGATGGCCGCAAAGACGCCCGCGAGCGTGCCACCGAATTGCTCCAGCGCGTCGGCCTTGGCCAGCGCCTGACGCATTCGCCGCGCCAGCTCTCCGGCGGCGAGCAGCAACGTGTGGCGATTGCCCGTGCGTTTGCCGCCGAGCCTGACGTGCTGTTCGCCGACGAGCCCACCGGCAATCTCGACAGCCATACCGGCGAGCGCATCAGCGACTTGCTGTTCGAGTTGAACAAGGAACGCGGCACCACCCTGGTGCTGGTGACCCACGACGAACGCCTGGCTCATCGCTGCCGGCGCCTGATCCGTCTTGAAGCCGGGCTGTTGGTCGCCCCTCTGGAGCCTTGA
- the cysB gene encoding HTH-type transcriptional regulator CysB, translating to MKLQQLRYIWEVAHHDLNVSATAQSLYTSQPGISKQIRLLEDELGVEVFARSGKHLTRVTPAGERIITTAGEILRKVESIKQIAQEFSNEKKGTLSIATTHTQARYALPPVISNFIKQYPDVALHMHQGSPMQIAEMAADGTVDFAIATEALELFGDLVMMPCYRWNRCVVVPQGHPLTKLPKLTLEALAEYPIVTYVFGFTGRSKLDEAFSHRGLTPKVVFTAADADVIKTYVRLGLGVGIVAKMAVDTKLDNDLVVLDASELFESSITKIGFRRGTFLRGFMCDFIEKFAPHLTREVMAKAIQCHNKQELEELFDGVELPVH from the coding sequence ATGAAGCTTCAACAATTGCGCTACATCTGGGAAGTGGCGCACCACGACCTCAACGTTTCCGCTACAGCCCAAAGCCTTTACACCTCGCAACCGGGTATCAGTAAACAAATCCGCCTGCTGGAAGATGAACTCGGCGTTGAAGTGTTCGCCCGCAGCGGCAAGCACCTGACCCGCGTCACCCCGGCGGGCGAGCGCATCATCACCACTGCCGGTGAGATTCTGCGCAAGGTCGAAAGCATCAAGCAGATTGCCCAGGAATTCTCCAACGAGAAGAAAGGCACCCTGTCGATCGCCACCACTCACACCCAGGCACGTTATGCGCTGCCGCCAGTGATCAGCAATTTCATCAAGCAATATCCGGACGTGGCACTGCACATGCACCAGGGTTCGCCGATGCAGATCGCCGAGATGGCCGCTGACGGCACCGTCGATTTCGCCATCGCCACCGAAGCGCTGGAGTTGTTCGGCGACCTGGTGATGATGCCATGCTATCGCTGGAACCGCTGTGTGGTCGTGCCGCAGGGGCACCCGCTGACCAAGCTGCCTAAGCTGACCCTCGAAGCGCTCGCCGAATATCCGATCGTGACGTACGTGTTCGGCTTCACCGGTCGTTCGAAACTCGACGAAGCGTTCAGCCATCGTGGCCTGACGCCGAAAGTGGTTTTCACCGCTGCTGACGCCGATGTGATCAAAACCTACGTGCGTCTGGGGCTGGGTGTGGGCATCGTCGCCAAAATGGCCGTCGATACCAAACTCGACAACGATCTGGTGGTGCTGGATGCCAGCGAGCTGTTCGAATCGAGCATCACCAAGATCGGTTTCCGTCGCGGTACGTTCCTGCGTGGTTTCATGTGCGACTTCATCGAAAAGTTTGCCCCGCACCTGACCCGCGAAGTGATGGCCAAAGCCATTCAGTGCCACAACAAGCAAGAGCTGGAAGAGCTGTTCGACGGCGTCGAGCTGCCTGTCCACTAA
- a CDS encoding L,D-transpeptidase family protein, whose protein sequence is MLPRFPAVTRCLSLAALCVAGPVAALEFPLPPPGEDIIGQVQVIKAKYEDTFADLGTKYDLGYSEMVAANPGVDAWLPGAGTEIVLPTRFILPPGPREGIVINLAEYRLYYFPKGRNVVYTFPLGIGREGWGSPIAHTSITAKTPNPTWTPPASIKAEHAADGDPLPNVVPAGPDNPLGPFKFTLGTPGYLIHGSNKKFGIGMRTSHGCFRMFNNNVLEMAGMVPVGTSVRILNDAYKFGRSGGKVYLEAHTPIDDKGNPSVVDKHTAVINAMLKREDITNNLRMNWDVVRDVVAAEDGLPTEIGTPGTSAPIVSSAPIDLQQ, encoded by the coding sequence ATGTTGCCGCGCTTTCCTGCCGTCACCCGCTGCCTGTCACTTGCCGCCCTGTGTGTGGCCGGTCCCGTTGCTGCATTGGAGTTTCCCCTGCCACCACCCGGTGAAGACATCATCGGCCAGGTGCAGGTGATCAAAGCCAAGTACGAAGACACCTTCGCCGACCTGGGCACAAAGTACGATCTGGGCTATTCGGAAATGGTCGCGGCCAACCCGGGCGTCGATGCCTGGTTGCCCGGTGCCGGCACCGAAATCGTTCTGCCGACGCGCTTCATTCTGCCGCCGGGCCCGCGCGAAGGCATCGTGATCAACCTTGCCGAATACCGCCTCTACTATTTCCCGAAAGGCCGGAACGTGGTGTACACCTTCCCGCTGGGTATCGGTCGTGAAGGGTGGGGTTCGCCGATTGCGCACACCTCGATCACCGCCAAGACACCGAACCCGACCTGGACTCCGCCAGCCTCGATCAAGGCTGAACACGCCGCCGACGGTGATCCGCTGCCGAACGTGGTGCCGGCCGGTCCCGACAATCCGCTGGGGCCGTTCAAGTTCACCCTCGGCACGCCGGGCTACCTGATCCACGGTTCGAACAAGAAGTTCGGCATCGGCATGCGCACCAGCCACGGCTGCTTCCGCATGTTCAACAACAACGTGCTGGAGATGGCCGGCATGGTGCCGGTCGGTACCTCGGTGCGCATCCTCAACGATGCTTACAAGTTCGGGCGCAGTGGCGGCAAGGTCTATCTGGAAGCGCACACGCCGATCGACGACAAGGGCAACCCTTCGGTAGTCGACAAGCACACCGCGGTGATCAACGCGATGCTCAAGCGTGAGGACATCACCAACAACCTGCGCATGAACTGGGATGTGGTGCGTGACGTGGTTGCGGCCGAGGATGGCCTGCCAACGGAAATCGGCACGCCGGGCACCTCGGCGCCCATTGTCTCGAGCGCACCGATCGACCTGCAACAGTAA
- a CDS encoding thioredoxin family protein, which produces MSTDSLCRPFDIVSPSIVVESELTDFDADQRLLAMSGVSLVIFTSVGCASCRYAREVLPDMALAIDRLCWIDAGNNGGLVERYQVFHLPALFVVRDGEFFGALHTRLTADALNAALAQALSRIAEELP; this is translated from the coding sequence ATGAGCACAGACTCCCTGTGTCGGCCATTTGACATTGTTTCCCCCAGTATAGTGGTCGAATCCGAACTGACCGATTTCGACGCCGACCAACGGCTTTTGGCGATGAGCGGCGTTTCGCTGGTGATTTTCACCAGCGTCGGCTGCGCCAGTTGCCGTTATGCCCGCGAAGTGTTGCCGGATATGGCGCTGGCGATTGATCGCCTTTGCTGGATCGACGCTGGCAACAACGGCGGGTTGGTGGAGCGGTATCAGGTCTTTCATTTGCCTGCGCTGTTTGTCGTGCGCGACGGCGAGTTCTTTGGGGCATTGCACACGCGCCTGACGGCCGATGCGCTGAACGCAGCGCTGGCGCAGGCACTGAGTCGAATTGCAGAGGAGTTGCCATAA
- a CDS encoding class I SAM-dependent methyltransferase has translation MNALRPPARPAPITAHITQRNPKILLGGKHQPTLLRYLDGWPRRSGGPAAFLIQFVEDGESLVRFASDSFDLAVIQAPCAQDAPEMIKQLTRVARQGLITRR, from the coding sequence ATGAATGCACTACGCCCTCCAGCACGTCCCGCGCCGATCACGGCACATATCACCCAGCGCAACCCGAAAATCCTCCTTGGCGGTAAACATCAGCCGACGCTGTTGCGTTATCTCGATGGCTGGCCACGTCGCAGTGGCGGTCCTGCCGCGTTCCTGATCCAGTTTGTTGAAGACGGCGAGTCGCTGGTGCGTTTCGCCAGTGACAGTTTTGATCTGGCGGTGATTCAGGCGCCGTGTGCGCAAGATGCGCCGGAGATGATCAAGCAACTGACCCGCGTTGCACGACAGGGCCTGATCACTCGCCGCTGA
- the oprI gene encoding outer membrane lipoprotei OprI, whose protein sequence is MNNVLKFSALALAAVLATGCSSASKETEARLTATEDAAARSQARADEAYRKADEALAAAQKAQQTADEANERALRMLDKASRK, encoded by the coding sequence ATGAACAACGTTCTGAAATTCTCTGCTCTGGCTCTGGCCGCAGTTCTGGCTACCGGTTGCAGCAGCGCATCGAAAGAAACCGAAGCACGTCTGACCGCTACTGAAGACGCAGCTGCTCGCTCCCAGGCTCGTGCAGACGAAGCTTACCGTAAAGCTGATGAAGCTCTGGCTGCTGCTCAAAAAGCACAACAGACTGCTGACGAAGCTAACGAGCGTGCTCTGCGCATGCTGGACAAAGCTAGCCGCAAGTAA